Within Nostoc edaphicum CCNP1411, the genomic segment AGTCACTTTTCCACTAGTGAGGCAAGACTTGGGGCGGGAGCCTTCTACGCTCCTTTCACCTGCTCTCCGTTTTGAGAGTAGCGTTAAAAACTTCTCAAAAAATTGGGTTAGGAAAAACGTTTTTCCTAAATTCCTGATCATGTCTATCCTGCCGCCCCTCTCCCTCATTGTTATGGCTTTCTGGCTTTCTGGTTATCTGGTTCTCCAAACTTTTGGGTTAGCGCTTCAATAATAACTGAGGTTACAGTAATCCCTTGCTCTTTGGCTTTAGACATCCAGTAGCGACGTTGGGATATAGGGACTTTGACACACAGATTGACCATCTGCTCAAGCTCTGGCTCTTGTGATGCTAAACCAGATGTCTGGTCTTCTGTCTTTATGGCTTTCTGGTTTTCTGGTTCTGTTTCTCTGGCTTTTTTAATCAAATCTCCGTACTTGCTCATTTCAAAATCTCCATAACTTCTTTACCGAGGGCGAGGTAATCAGCCCAAGCTGTTTTTAAACGCGAGTCCTCAACATCCCGAATGGGGACACCAGCCATTGCTGCTTTCTCAAAGCCGACAGTACGCCGGATCATTGCCTGAAATACGGGGATGCCTCCATTCAACAAATCCTGACGCAGTGTTTCACCTTCCTTGCTGGGATAGGGAGGAACAATAGTAAGCAAGCAGCGATAGTTTGCCTCACCCAAATCTTTCACCATCAAAAGCATTGGCTCAAGGCTTACGATGTCCGGTTTTGTGGGCAAGATTAGAAGGTCGCAACCCTTGGCTAATTCCTTTAGATCATCTGAGTCAGGTCTAGCTGGGGTGTCGATGACCACAAACTGAGCATCGGCAATTACTTTGAGGGCTTGGCGTTCGTCCACCGCAGGAAAGGGGAATGACCCGCGTTTCGACCACGCCAAGGCGGTGCGGTTCTGGTCGCCATCTACAAGAACTGTTTTACCAAGTTCACTAAAGAAGGTTGCAAGATGCACTGCTGTGGTGCTTTTCCCGACTCCTCCCTTGTACCCAGTGATCGTTACAATTTTTTTTTGACTGTTCATATTTCTGGTAAACCATAAATCTGGTTATTTGGTTTTCTGGTTTTGTCTAAATGATACTCATAAATCTCAACGACAGTCACGTATATCTGTGGCGCACTCTTGACTCTTGGCACGAATTACGGTGTGGGGTGCAGGGCTATGTTAGCCGAGTGGGTGAGCGCGATCGCTAATTTTTGGCTGCTTCCCCCCTCTGGCGTGATGTCGCCAAACTACCATATTCCGACTTCTCCGCAGACAGACCACAGCCTCTTAAACAAAGCCTTCATTAAATAAACGAAAGAATAAGGGTTTCAAGCTTCTCCCGTCTGGCGTGTTACCTTCTGTTTTAGGCAAAGTTAACTAGATTGCCCCTAATGACAGCCTCACTAGTTCTGCGCCAATTTAATACAAGCTTATAAACTCTGTAATATAAATAGTATTTAGTATAATAAAAGGGACTTATACTTTTAGCAGTTGTGTCAAAAACAAAATTGTTTTGGGGAGGAAAAGATGATTACATCTTTATCGACAGAAGATAATATTCAGATTACAAATTCGCTTCAGGAATTTAGTTTTATTTTAAATAATACAATAGAAGAAATAAGTAAAAGTTTAAATAAATTATTAAAATATGATAACACTGATATTATCATACATGAAATAACTGAATCTACAAAAGTTATCAGTGAATTCCACTTAAAATTTAAAGAATTAGAAAACCCATTAGATAAAATAAACTTAATACGGGATTTCCGTACTAATCTTCAAAAGATTATCATAAAGCGTCAAGAATATACAACACATGAAGCCATAGGGGAACTTCTTCATGAAACTATCGTCAATCTTGCAACTTTAGAAACCAGTCTTATAACTTTAGAAAACGATCTCACCACTTTAGTAAAAAAGTCAAAAGAGGCAGAACACTTACAAATTACAATAGCATATTTAGAAGCTTTTAAGAAACCAGTTGATGACAAACTCACTTGGCTGCAAAACTTATATTATTCGATGTATTATGTATTGGAGATATTAGAGGATGAAGATGTTTATATAATCCCAAAAAATGCACTCAAAAACATTGAGACAACTTCGGAAGCTCTATCTTCCAATAAAAGTTTGAGAGAGTATATAAAAACACCCGTAATTGATGAAAATGAACAAAAAATCAAAAATTATATCAATAGTATTAGACACGTTGCAAAAGCAATTTTATGGGAATTAAAAAAGATAAAACAAAATCAGCCTAATGTACAATCGCTGTTAAATTTTATTCAATCTTCCCCTGAATGGAAAGGAGATGATTTTGAAGAATGTTTAGATTTTATCAATGAAGAAAGAAGAAAGTGAGGAGTCAGTGTATTTATTAGATACAAATCATTGTAGTTTTATAATTTTTCAAAAACACACTGACGTAATAAATAAATTAGAGTCGCTACCGAAGGATACCATAATAGCTATTAATAGCATTATCTATGGTGAGTTAATTTTAATGGCTGAAAAATCAAATAATAAAAAAGAAAATACCGACCTAATAGAGTGTTTTGCTAAAAATTTAGTTATACATCCAATAGATCAAGATACATCTAAAATTTACGGTCAGTTTCATGCTGAAATTTTTGATAAATTTGCACCAAAAGACAAGAAGGATAGAAGAAAGTTCAAAATACAAAATATAGGAATACATTCCAACGATTTATGGATAGCCTGTACAGCTATTCAACACAATCTAACTATAGTATCTGAGGATAGTGATTTTAAACAAATGAGTACCGTAAGAAATCTGAAATTAGAATGTTGGAAATCAAAAGTTGGTTCAATTGTTTAATATCTTAGAGGTATTGTTGTTGTCTTTCGATGATTGCTTCTTCAACTTCTGAAAGAAAATCATGGATAACTAAATACAGTGTATCAACTACGAAAACTTTGTAAAAATTATTAGTTATATTTGTAACAGACTCAGTAGTTTTTAAAATAGTATATTCGGCAAATTTCTCTGCCACTTTTTCTTGCCTATCATACTCATCATCTTCATTTGGAAGTTTGATATATTTAGCTTGTTTAGTAAAAACTAAATGAATTTTGGGATATTGTTTTTTAATAAAACTAGGTAAGTCATTAGGATAAGAATAATTGGCTAGACTAGACCCCATATCAGTAGCAATGCTTTTTAAAGCAGCTTCTACAGAAGAAATATTTAAAACTTTATATCCTAAAAACTCGGAAGTAAACTTAAAGCAATTTGCTACTTCCCATCCAAATCTCCCATATTCTTCTTCAATTACAGATTGAAATTCTTTTGGTAAAGACATTAAACATCCTCTTAATTAACTGAACAAACTAACACTAAAACCCAATCACCGAAACAGCCTTTCGCTTCTGCTCTGGCGTGACCTCCAGATAACGCTGCAACGTCCCCAGGTCACTGTGGCCAGAAATTTCTTGAATAGTTCTCAAAGGTATCCCCGCGCTCGACATCTGCGTGAGGGCAGTTCGCCTAAACGAATGGGTGCTGACTCCTTCTACCCCAATTCGCTTGCAGGCATCCCGTAAAATCTTGTCTGCCATGAATCGGGTCAAACGTTCAGTTACACCACGCATACCAGGAAACATTGCCCCAGGATGGGGTTGGTATTCGCCCAGCATTGCGGCTAGCCCTGGTGGGATGTCTACAATCCGGGTTTTATGCTTACCTTTGGTGGTAGACTTGCGGAAAGTGATAGCACCAGATTTGATATCAGTCGTCTGGAGAGCTAACGCTTCTGATACGCGACAACCAGTGAAAAGGCAAATCCCAAACAAAGCGCG encodes:
- a CDS encoding ParA family protein — translated: MNSQKKIVTITGYKGGVGKSTTAVHLATFFSELGKTVLVDGDQNRTALAWSKRGSFPFPAVDERQALKVIADAQFVVIDTPARPDSDDLKELAKGCDLLILPTKPDIVSLEPMLLMVKDLGEANYRCLLTIVPPYPSKEGETLRQDLLNGGIPVFQAMIRRTVGFEKAAMAGVPIRDVEDSRLKTAWADYLALGKEVMEILK
- a CDS encoding type II toxin-antitoxin system VapC family toxin, with product MKKEESEESVYLLDTNHCSFIIFQKHTDVINKLESLPKDTIIAINSIIYGELILMAEKSNNKKENTDLIECFAKNLVIHPIDQDTSKIYGQFHAEIFDKFAPKDKKDRRKFKIQNIGIHSNDLWIACTAIQHNLTIVSEDSDFKQMSTVRNLKLECWKSKVGSIV
- a CDS encoding tyrosine-type recombinase/integrase codes for the protein MKVSGNGQGKILTQDELRRLFTEGFLSHRDRALFGICLFTGCRVSEALALQTTDIKSGAITFRKSTTKGKHKTRIVDIPPGLAAMLGEYQPHPGAMFPGMRGVTERLTRFMADKILRDACKRIGVEGVSTHSFRRTALTQMSSAGIPLRTIQEISGHSDLGTLQRYLEVTPEQKRKAVSVIGF